CACACCACGCGCAAGGTCGTGGGCCTGTCGCTCGTGTCGCTCACGGGGCTGGCCGCGTTCGTCATGGTCGCGATGCTGGCCCTCATCCTCCTGGACGTCGTCCGGGGCGGGTGGAGCCACGTGTCCTGGCAGTTCCTCTCCCAGGCGCCCACGGACGGGATGATGGGCGGCGGCATCTTCCCCGCCCTCTTCGGCACCGCGGCGCTCACGCTGCTCATGACCCTGGCGGTGATGCCGGTGGGCGTGCTGACGGCGGTGTACCTGCACGAGTACGCGCCGCCCTCCAGCCTCCTGGCCCGCGCGGTGCGCGTGGCGGTGGCGAACCTGGCGGGCGTGCCCTCCATCGTGTTCGGCCTCTTCGGCCTGGGCTTCTTCATCCTCTTCGTGGGCCGCGGCCTGGACCACGCGCTGGGCTATGAGCAGCTGCACTGGGCCCAGCCGGGCATCCTCTGGGCGGCGCTGACGCTCGCGGTGCTCACCCTGCCCGTCGTCATCGTGTCCACGGAGGAGGCCCTGCGCGCCGTGCCGCAGGAGCACCGCACCGCGAGCCTCGCGCTGGGGGCCACCCAGTCGCAGACGCTGGCGCGGGTGGTGCTGCCGGGCGCGCTGCCGGGCATCCTCACCGGCGCGGTGCTGGCCATCTCCCGGGGCGCGGGCGAGGTGGCGCCCATCCTCTTCACCGGCGCGGCCTACTTCCTGCCGGACCTGCCCACGAGCCTGAACTCGCAGTTCATGCACCTGGGCTACCACACCTACGTGCTGGCCACGCAGTCGCCGGACGTGGAGGCCACCCGCCCGCTCTTGTACGCGACGGTGCTGGTGCTGCTGCTGCTCACCTTCGCCCTGAACCTCGTCGCGGTCCTCATCCGCACGCGCACGCGCCGCAAGGCCGCGGCCGGCCACTGACGCTCCTTCATCCGCCCATGCCCCTCTCCTCCGCCACGCCGCGCAACAAGATGGAAGCCCGCGAGCTCACCCTGCGCTACGGCAGCAAGGTGGCCATCAAGCAGGTGAGCCTGGCCATCCCCGAGCACAAGGTGACGGCGCTCATCGGCCCGTCCGGCTGCGGCAAGTCCACGTTCCTGCGCTCGCTCAACCGGATGAACGACCTCATCCCCGGCGCGAACCACGACGGCAGCGTGTTCCTGGACGGCCGCAGCATCCACGACCGCGCCCTGGACGTGGTGGACCTGCGCCGGCGCGTGGGCATGGTGTTCCAGAAGTCCAACCCCTTCCCCAAGTCCATCTTCGAGAACGTCGCCTACGGCCTGCGCGTGGGCGGCCTCAAGGACAAGGCGAAGCTGGCGGCGCGGGTGGAGAAGTCCCTGCGCGGCGCCGCGCTGTGGGACGAGGTGAAGGACCGGCTGGACGAGAGCGCCCTGGGCCTGTCCGGCGGCCAGCAGCAGCGCCTGTGCATCGCGCGGGCGCTCGCGGTGGAGCCGGAGGTGCTGCTCATGGACGAGCCCGCGTCCGCGCTGGACCCCATCGCGACGGCCAAGATCGAAGAGCTCATCCACGAGCTGAAGGCCACGTACACCATCGCCATCGTGACCCACAACATGCAGCAGGCCGCGCGCGTGAGCGACCGGACGGCTTTCTTCTACATGGGGGAGTTGGTGGAGTGCGGTCAAACGGAGCAGATCTTCACCAACCCCCACGAGAAGCGCACGGAGGACTACGTCACCGGGAAGTTCGGCTGAACCTCCCCGCGACGGAACAGGACGACATGGCGGCCACGCACACCGACAAGGCATTCGAGCAGGACCTGCGCAACCTGCGCGAGAAGCTGCTCGCCATGGGGGCCAAGGTGGAGACCCTCATCGCGCAGAGCACCCGCGCGCTCACCGACCGCGACTCGGCGCTGGCGGAGCAGGTGGTGGGCGCGGACCGCGAGGTGAACCGGCTGGAGGTCGACATCGACGACCTGTGCCGCCGCATCCTCGCGCTGCGCCAGCCGGCCGCCTCCGACCTGCGCCTCATCACCACGGCGCTGAAGATCGTCACCGACCTGGAGCGCATCGGGGACCTGGCGGTGAACATCGCCGAGCGCGCCATGGACCTGAACCAGGTGCCGCCGCTGGCGCCGTACATCGACACGCCGAAGCTGGCGGAACTGGCGCAGCAGCAGGTGAAGAAGGCGCTGGACGCGTTCGTGTCCGGGGACGCCGCCAAGGCGGAGGACGTCCTCAAGGGGGACGACCTGCTGGATGCCCTCTTCCTGAAGATCTTCAACGAGCTGCTGGCGTACATGATGGAGGACTCGCGCAACATCCGCCGGGCCACGGCGTTGATGTTCATCGCGAAGCACCTGGAGCGCATTGGCGACCACGCGCTCAACGTGGCGGAGATGGTCATCTACATGGTGCGCGGCAAGGACGTGCGCCACCCGCGAAGCCGCGACCTGGAGTAGGCGTCCGGCGACTCGCGGCCGGCGGCTTCACCGGCGTGTCACGGCGAGTTGGCCGTCCCGCCGCCCCGCCGCCCCGGTCCCGCCTTGTGGGGCCTCTAGGGTGGCGACATGCTCATCGCCTCCAGCCTCCTCCTGGCCGCGTCCGCAGTGGGCCTCCTGGCCCTCCTCCTCCAGGCGCTGTTCGTGCGCCGCCACCGCCGCACCGTCCCCGCCGCCCCCACGCACCGCCCCGGCCTGTCCATCCTCAAGCCGCTGTGCGGCGTGGATGACGACCTGGAGGCGAACCTCGCCTGGTTCGCCCAGCTGCCCTACCCCCACTACGAGGTGCTGCTGGGCGTGAAGGACGCGCGCGACCCGGCCTACGCGGTGGCCAGGGCCGCGGAGGCGAAGTGGCCCCACGTCATGCGCGTGGTGCTCCAGGAGGGCGAGCCCGGCCTCAACCCCAAGGTGAACCAGCTGGTGACGCTGTCGTCGGAGGCCCGCTTCGACCTCTGGGTGGTGAGCGACAGCAACACCCGCGTGGGCGAGGGCTACCTGGAGGAGATCGCCGCCGCCTTCGAGGACCCCACGGTGGGCTGCGTGACGCACCCGGTGGCGGGGCTGGGCGAGCAGAGCCTCGGTTCGCTCCTGGACAACCTGCACCTGTCCTCCAGCGCGGCGGCGGGGATGATCGCCGCGAAGCACGTGGCGGACCGGGACATCGTGGTGGGCAAGTCCATGGCGCTGCGCCGCGAGGACGTGGAGGCGCTGGGCGGCTTCTTCTCCGTGAAGGACGTGCTGGCGGAGGACTACGTCATCGGCCAGTGGGTGACGCGCAAGCTGGGCAAGCGCGTGGTGCTGGCGCACGCCCCCGTCTTCAACGTGTCCCTGCGCAAGAGCGTGGACGCCTTCTTCCAGCGCTACCTGCGCTGGAGCGTCATCCACCGCACAGCGGTATCGCCCTCGACGTACGTGGCGCAGGCGCTCCTCAACCCGGCTCCGCTCGCGGTGCTGGGCGCGCTGCTCCACCCGTCCGCCCTCACGGGCCTGGCGGCGCTGGCGGTGGTGCTGGGCAAGGTCTGGGTGGACGTGACGGTGTTCCGCGCGCTGCGGCCCCAGCCGGTTCCGCTGCGCGCCGCGCCCGCGGTGCTGGTGAAGGACGCGCTGCTCTTCGCCGCGTGGTGGCATGGCGCGTTCCGGCGCACGGTGGACTGGCGCGGCACGCGCTTGCGCGTGGTGTCAGGCACGCGCCTGGTGCCGCTGCGCGCACGTGGCACTCCCGCGACGGAGTGGATCCCCAGCAACGGGGTGGGTTGAACGACGCGGGCCCAACTTTTGACGATCCTTCGTACAGCAACCCTCGCCGCTCGAAGACCCGATGCCTATCTCCTTCAACATGCCTTCCCTGAAGCTGGCGCATCTTTCGGATCTTCATCTGGACATGAGCCGCGAGAGCGATGCCGCGGCGTCCTCACTGGTGAAGACCCTGGCGGCGCAGGACGTGGATCACGTGGTCGTGACGGGAGACCTCACGCACCGCGGCTCGCAAGCGGAGTTCCAGCGCTTCCGTGAACACTTCGCGCCCTGGATGGAGACCGGACGCCTCACCTTCATCCCCGGCAACCATGACCGTCCCGGCGAGGATGTCGGCAGCGGGTTCATGGAGGGACGCAAGGTCCACACGGTGGAGAAGGCAGGCCTCTTCCTGGTGTGCGTGGACTCCACCGGTGAGCACAACCGCAACTATTTCCACAGCCATGGCGAACTGACGGAAGGCGTCGTGGACGAAGTGGGCCACGCGCTGGACGCCGCGCCGAAGGACGCGCTGGTCGCGGTGCTGCTGCACCACCACGTGATGCCGTTGCCGCTGGAGAGCTTCCCGGAGTGGATCGCCACGAAGATGGGGCTGCCCCACGCGTCGGAGCTCGCGTTGGGAAGCCGACTGCTCGAGCGCGTGGGCGGCCGGTGCGACCTGGTGCTGCACGGCCACCGTCACATCCCGAACGAGACGGACCTGGGCAGCCCGGGCGAGCGCGCGCTGCGCGTCTACAACTCCGGCAGCAGCACGGACCTGGGCCGCTTCCGCGTCTTCAGCCACATGGCCGGCCGGCTGGTGAGCGAGCCGGAGTGGTGCCAGGCCGCGGAGCCGGCGAAGCCGCGCACGGCGGTCCACAACGTCCGGCCTGCCCTCCAGTACCTGGTGGGCCAGCTGGGCATGGCGCTCTTCTAGCGCCTGGCTGGCTGGCTGCTGGATGGCAGGGCTTCACGCAAGTGTCGCGAATGCCCGCGGGGCCATGGAAGGTTCTCCCCAGGTCAGGAGGATGCTTGGGGCGACTCGTGGTGGATGACGGTGCTCGGAAGGTCCTGGTCGTGGATGACGACGCGGACTGGCGGGAATTCCTCCGGGTGAGCCTGGAGGACCTTGGCTATGAGACCACCGAGGCGGCGGACGGCCAGGAGGCGCTGGACTCGCTCAGGCGGGGGGAGCGCTTCGGGGTCATGCTGCTGGATTTGAACATGCCGGGCATGAGCGGCCTGGAGGTGGTGGAGAAGCTGCCGCGGGCGTCAACGAACCCGCGCATCGTCTTCCTCACCTCGGCGGCGGCCCAGGATGTGGGCAGCGCACTCATGTCGGGTCCACACTACTACCTGCCCAAGGGAGCGAGCCGCGACCAATTGTCGCTCCTCCTCCAATCACTGGGGGTGTAGGACGGGAGGCGTCCCCCGCCGGCCAGGAGGTCCGCCATCGTCACGGAGCTCGTCATCATCCTGCTGCTGGTGCTGGCCAACGGCGTCTTCGCCGGCGCCGAGCTGGGCCTGCTGTCCGTGCGCAAGACGCGGCTGAAGGAGCTGCTGGAGCAGGGCAGCAAGTCCGCGAAGGCGGTGGCGGCGCTGCGGGATGATCCGGAGCGGCTGCTGGCCACGGTGCAGATTGGCATCACGGTGATTGGCGCCACGGCGGCGGCCTTCGGCGGCGCGAGCATCGCGCACCGGCTCTCCGGCGTGCTGGCGGGGCTGGGCATGCCGGAGGCGACGGCGAGCCAGGTGTCCTTCGCCCTGGTGGTCGCGCTGGTGTCGTACCTGTCGCTGGTGCTGGGGGAGCTGGTCCCCAAGTCGCTGGCGCTGCGCTACTCGGAACAGTACGCGCTGACGCTGGGCCGGCCGCTCAAGGCGCTCGCGTGGGTGATGCGCCCGCTGGTGTGGTTCCTCACCGCGAGCTCCAACGTGGTGCTGAAGCTCTTCGGGGACCGGACGAACTTCTCCGAGTCGCGGCTGTCGCCGGACGAGCTGCTCCAGCTGGTCGCGGAGGCGTCGAAGCAGGGCACGTTGGATCCGCGCGCGGGGGAGATCGCCTCCCGGGCCTTCGAGCTGGGCGACCTGACGCTGGGCGACGTGATGGTGACGCGCGAGCACATCGTCGCGCTGCGCCGTCACGCGAGCACGGAGGAGATCCGCCAGGTGCTGCTGGAGCACGGGCACTCGCGGATGCCGGTGTACGAGGGCACGCTGGACAACGTGGTGGGCTACATCGTGGCCAAGGACCTGCTGGGCGTGGCCTGGGAGGCGCACCTGATTGTCCTGGAGGACGTGCTGCGCCCGCCGCTGTTCCTGGTGGAGTCCATGCGCGCCATCGCCGCGATGAAGGAGCTGCAGCGCCGGCGCATGCAACTGGCGGTGGTGGTGGACGAGCACGGCGGCGTGGTGGGGCTGGTGACGGTGGAGGACCTGGTGGAGGAACTCGTCGGGGACATCCTCAGCGAGTCCGAGACGCCCGAGGAGCGCGTGCGCCGTGAGAGCCCCTCCGTCGCGGTGGTGCAGGGCGAGGCGAGCCTGCGCGAGGTGAACCGCGCGCTGGGGCTGGAGCTGGAGGAGAGCGAGGACTACGGCACCGTCGCGGGCCTGTGCATCGCGCTGGCGGGCGGCGCCATCCCGGAGCAGGGCGCGAAGCTGTCGCTGCCGGACGGCACGGTGCTGGAGGTGATGGAGGCGTCACCGCGCCGGGTGCGCGAGGTGCGCGTCCATCTGCCGCCCCCTCCCGCTCAACCGGAGGCCTGAGCCCTCGTGGGTCCACCACCCGCGTGAGAATCCTGACGGGGAACCCAGGGCGTTGTTGGTGATGACGCGCCGGGTCGCTATAAGTCCGGGAGGGTTGCCCTCGGCCCGGGAGGCTCGCGCAGCGGATGTCGTCATCGCCCCCACGCATCGCGTTCGCCATCGAGACGACGCTCGGCAACGCGGTGTTCCTGGACAACCTCAAGCGGGCGATGGCGCGGCGTGACGACATCACGCCGGTGTGGCTGCCCATCGACGAGCACGCGGATGACGTCTGGGAGCAGCTGCCGCTGGTGCGCTCGCGGCTGTCGGTGCGCGGAGGGCTGCGGGCCCGCAGCGCGCTGAACCAGGCCCTGGCGAAGGAGCCGGTGCGAGCGGCGGTGGTGCACACGCAGCGGATGGCGCACCTGGCGCACGACTTCATGCGCCGGGTGCCCAGCGTCATCTCCACGGACGCGACGCCGAGCGGGCTGGAGGACTACCTGCGCTACTACGGCCTGCCCACGCAGCACGCGGGTTGGGTGGGCCGGGCGAAGAACGCGCTGCACCGGCGCACGTACGCCATCGCGAAGGGGATGCTGTCCTTCTCCGAGTTCACCAAGCGTTCGCTGGTGGAGGAGTACGGCGTGCCCGACGCGAGCGTGCACGTCGTGTGGCCCAGCGTGGACACGGCGCTGTGGCGGCCGGCGCCGGAGAAGAAGCCCCGGGACGGCGTGGTGCGGCTGCTCTTCGTGGGAGGCGACCTGGGGCGCAAGGGCGGCAAGCTGCTCCTGCGCTGGGCGCGGGAGACGCGGCGGAGGAACTGGCAGCTGGACCTGGTGACGTCCGAGCGCATCGAGGCGCCGCCGGGCGTGCGCGTGCACGTGGGCGTGCAGCCGAACTCGCCGGAGCTCATCGGCCTGGCGCAGGCAGCGGACCTCTTCGTGCTGCCGACGATGGCGGACATGTCGTCGTGGGCCATCGCGGAGGCGAAGGCCGCGGGCCTGGCGGTGGTGTCCACGCCCGCGGGCGGCGTGGGCGAGCTGGTGCGCGACGGAGTGGACGGGCGCATCGTGCCGGTGGGCGAC
The window above is part of the Corallococcus caeni genome. Proteins encoded here:
- the pstA gene encoding phosphate ABC transporter permease PstA; the protein is MKHTTRKVVGLSLVSLTGLAAFVMVAMLALILLDVVRGGWSHVSWQFLSQAPTDGMMGGGIFPALFGTAALTLLMTLAVMPVGVLTAVYLHEYAPPSSLLARAVRVAVANLAGVPSIVFGLFGLGFFILFVGRGLDHALGYEQLHWAQPGILWAALTLAVLTLPVVIVSTEEALRAVPQEHRTASLALGATQSQTLARVVLPGALPGILTGAVLAISRGAGEVAPILFTGAAYFLPDLPTSLNSQFMHLGYHTYVLATQSPDVEATRPLLYATVLVLLLLTFALNLVAVLIRTRTRRKAAAGH
- the pstB gene encoding phosphate ABC transporter ATP-binding protein PstB translates to MEARELTLRYGSKVAIKQVSLAIPEHKVTALIGPSGCGKSTFLRSLNRMNDLIPGANHDGSVFLDGRSIHDRALDVVDLRRRVGMVFQKSNPFPKSIFENVAYGLRVGGLKDKAKLAARVEKSLRGAALWDEVKDRLDESALGLSGGQQQRLCIARALAVEPEVLLMDEPASALDPIATAKIEELIHELKATYTIAIVTHNMQQAARVSDRTAFFYMGELVECGQTEQIFTNPHEKRTEDYVTGKFG
- the phoU gene encoding phosphate signaling complex protein PhoU; translation: MAATHTDKAFEQDLRNLREKLLAMGAKVETLIAQSTRALTDRDSALAEQVVGADREVNRLEVDIDDLCRRILALRQPAASDLRLITTALKIVTDLERIGDLAVNIAERAMDLNQVPPLAPYIDTPKLAELAQQQVKKALDAFVSGDAAKAEDVLKGDDLLDALFLKIFNELLAYMMEDSRNIRRATALMFIAKHLERIGDHALNVAEMVIYMVRGKDVRHPRSRDLE
- a CDS encoding ceramide glucosyltransferase, yielding MLIASSLLLAASAVGLLALLLQALFVRRHRRTVPAAPTHRPGLSILKPLCGVDDDLEANLAWFAQLPYPHYEVLLGVKDARDPAYAVARAAEAKWPHVMRVVLQEGEPGLNPKVNQLVTLSSEARFDLWVVSDSNTRVGEGYLEEIAAAFEDPTVGCVTHPVAGLGEQSLGSLLDNLHLSSSAAAGMIAAKHVADRDIVVGKSMALRREDVEALGGFFSVKDVLAEDYVIGQWVTRKLGKRVVLAHAPVFNVSLRKSVDAFFQRYLRWSVIHRTAVSPSTYVAQALLNPAPLAVLGALLHPSALTGLAALAVVLGKVWVDVTVFRALRPQPVPLRAAPAVLVKDALLFAAWWHGAFRRTVDWRGTRLRVVSGTRLVPLRARGTPATEWIPSNGVG
- a CDS encoding metallophosphoesterase family protein — its product is MPISFNMPSLKLAHLSDLHLDMSRESDAAASSLVKTLAAQDVDHVVVTGDLTHRGSQAEFQRFREHFAPWMETGRLTFIPGNHDRPGEDVGSGFMEGRKVHTVEKAGLFLVCVDSTGEHNRNYFHSHGELTEGVVDEVGHALDAAPKDALVAVLLHHHVMPLPLESFPEWIATKMGLPHASELALGSRLLERVGGRCDLVLHGHRHIPNETDLGSPGERALRVYNSGSSTDLGRFRVFSHMAGRLVSEPEWCQAAEPAKPRTAVHNVRPALQYLVGQLGMALF
- a CDS encoding response regulator; this encodes MPAGPWKVLPRSGGCLGRLVVDDGARKVLVVDDDADWREFLRVSLEDLGYETTEAADGQEALDSLRRGERFGVMLLDLNMPGMSGLEVVEKLPRASTNPRIVFLTSAAAQDVGSALMSGPHYYLPKGASRDQLSLLLQSLGV
- a CDS encoding hemolysin family protein, whose amino-acid sequence is MLVLANGVFAGAELGLLSVRKTRLKELLEQGSKSAKAVAALRDDPERLLATVQIGITVIGATAAAFGGASIAHRLSGVLAGLGMPEATASQVSFALVVALVSYLSLVLGELVPKSLALRYSEQYALTLGRPLKALAWVMRPLVWFLTASSNVVLKLFGDRTNFSESRLSPDELLQLVAEASKQGTLDPRAGEIASRAFELGDLTLGDVMVTREHIVALRRHASTEEIRQVLLEHGHSRMPVYEGTLDNVVGYIVAKDLLGVAWEAHLIVLEDVLRPPLFLVESMRAIAAMKELQRRRMQLAVVVDEHGGVVGLVTVEDLVEELVGDILSESETPEERVRRESPSVAVVQGEASLREVNRALGLELEESEDYGTVAGLCIALAGGAIPEQGAKLSLPDGTVLEVMEASPRRVREVRVHLPPPPAQPEA
- a CDS encoding glycosyltransferase family 4 protein; this encodes MSSSPPRIAFAIETTLGNAVFLDNLKRAMARRDDITPVWLPIDEHADDVWEQLPLVRSRLSVRGGLRARSALNQALAKEPVRAAVVHTQRMAHLAHDFMRRVPSVISTDATPSGLEDYLRYYGLPTQHAGWVGRAKNALHRRTYAIAKGMLSFSEFTKRSLVEEYGVPDASVHVVWPSVDTALWRPAPEKKPRDGVVRLLFVGGDLGRKGGKLLLRWARETRRRNWQLDLVTSERIEAPPGVRVHVGVQPNSPELIGLAQAADLFVLPTMADMSSWAIAEAKAAGLAVVSTPAGGVGELVRDGVDGRIVPVGDYGALANTLDALVQQPDTLEAMGQEARRMAEAHMDLDTTCSRMLAFIRKVTGV